In a genomic window of Streptococcus mitis NCTC 12261:
- a CDS encoding YhfC family intramembrane metalloprotease, with protein sequence MTIHIIITMLLLLAFLIGSIWYAKKKHQINLAVLGLGAVAFFVSSQILEKLVHILVLHPQKDGSIALLQDHPLVYIIYGLAMAAFFEETARLIFFKWLEKKRSLEKADALAYGLGHGGLELIFLGLTSLINLYIVLSAVQTQNPQVMQLLSENMLKTIQSLSVWQIYLLGFERILALGFQLLLTVWVYQAVRQKKWIYLLAAYGLHAFFDLAPSLAQVGWLTSPVLVEVILLVELILVAYGTKAIFCKKS encoded by the coding sequence ATGACCATTCATATCATTATTACCATGTTGCTGTTGCTGGCTTTCTTGATAGGAAGCATTTGGTATGCCAAAAAGAAACACCAGATTAATCTAGCTGTCTTGGGCTTGGGGGCTGTTGCCTTCTTTGTCTCTTCACAGATTTTGGAAAAACTGGTGCATATCTTGGTTTTACATCCTCAAAAAGACGGTAGTATTGCCCTCTTACAAGACCATCCGCTTGTCTATATCATCTATGGCCTAGCCATGGCAGCATTTTTTGAGGAAACGGCTCGTCTTATTTTCTTCAAATGGTTGGAGAAAAAGAGAAGTTTGGAAAAGGCAGATGCCTTGGCTTATGGATTGGGGCATGGTGGCTTGGAGTTGATTTTCCTAGGTCTTACTAGTTTGATTAATCTCTACATCGTTCTCTCAGCAGTTCAAACTCAGAATCCACAGGTCATGCAATTGCTGTCTGAAAATATGTTAAAAACCATTCAGTCACTTTCTGTCTGGCAGATTTATTTGCTTGGTTTTGAGCGAATTTTGGCTCTAGGTTTCCAATTGCTTTTGACTGTTTGGGTTTACCAAGCTGTTCGCCAGAAGAAATGGATTTATCTCCTAGCAGCCTATGGCCTACATGCCTTCTTTGACCTGGCACCATCTCTAGCCCAAGTTGGCTGGCTTACAAGTCCAGTCTTAGTTGAAGTCATTCTACTAGTTGAACTGATCCTAGTTGCCTATGGAACCAAGGCTATCTTTTGCAAAAAATCATAA
- the murB gene encoding UDP-N-acetylmuramate dehydrogenase, which translates to MSVKENMLEILEGIDIRFKEPLHSYSYTKVGGEADYLVFPRNRFELARVVKFANQENIPWMVLGNASNIIVRDGGIRGFVILCDKLNHVSVDGYTIEAEAGANLIETTRIALRHSLTGFEFACGIPGSVGGAVFMNAGAYGGEIAHILQSCKILTKDGEIETLSVKDLAFGYRHSAIQESGAVVLSAKFALAPGSHPVIKQEMDRLTHLRELKQPLEYPSCGSVFKRPVGHFAGQLISEAGLKGYRIGGVEVSEKHAGFMINVADGTAKDYEDLIESVIEKVKEHSGVTLEREVRILGESK; encoded by the coding sequence ATGTCAGTAAAAGAAAACATGCTTGAAATCTTAGAAGGGATTGATATCCGTTTCAAAGAACCCTTGCATAGCTATAGTTATACAAAAGTAGGTGGAGAGGCCGATTATTTGGTCTTTCCACGAAATCGTTTTGAGTTGGCGCGCGTTGTCAAATTTGCCAATCAAGAAAATATCCCTTGGATGGTGCTGGGAAATGCTAGCAACATCATTGTTCGTGATGGTGGGATTCGTGGATTTGTTATCTTGTGTGACAAGCTCAATCATGTTTCCGTTGATGGCTATACCATCGAAGCTGAGGCTGGTGCTAACTTGATTGAAACAACTCGCATTGCCCTCCGTCATAGTTTGACTGGTTTTGAGTTTGCTTGTGGTATTCCTGGAAGTGTCGGTGGTGCTGTCTTTATGAATGCGGGTGCCTATGGTGGCGAGATTGCCCACATCTTACAGTCTTGTAAAATTTTGACCAAGGATGGAGAAATCGAGACCCTATCTGTCAAGGACTTGGCTTTTGGTTACCGCCATTCAGCCATTCAGGAGTCTGGTGCAGTTGTCTTATCAGCTAAATTTGCCCTAGCCCCAGGAAGCCATCCGGTTATCAAGCAAGAAATGGATCGCTTGACGCATCTACGTGAACTCAAGCAACCTTTAGAATATCCATCTTGTGGTTCGGTCTTTAAGCGTCCAGTAGGGCATTTTGCAGGTCAGTTAATTTCTGAAGCTGGCTTGAAAGGCTATCGTATTGGTGGAGTAGAAGTCTCAGAAAAACACGCAGGTTTTATGATCAATGTCGCTGATGGAACGGCTAAAGACTACGAGGACTTGATTGAGTCTGTTATCGAAAAAGTCAAGGAACACTCTGGCGTTACTCTTGAGAGAGAAGTTCGTATCTTGGGTGAAAGCAAGTAG
- a CDS encoding ABC transporter ATP-binding protein — protein sequence MKKPIIEFKNVSKVFEDSNTKVLKDINFELEEGKFYTLLGASGSGKSTILNIIAGLLDATTGDILLDGVRINDIPTNKRDVHTVFQSYALFPHMNVFENVAFPLRLRKIDKKEIEKRVAEVLKMVQLEGYEKRSIRKLSGGQRQRVAIARAIINQPRVVLLDEPLSALDLKLRTDMQYELRELQQRLGITFVFVTHDQEEALAMSDWIFVMNDGEIVQSGTPVDIYDEPINHFVATFIGESNILPGTMIEDYLVEFNGKRFEAVDGGMKPNEPVEVVIRPEDLRITLPEEGKLQVKVDTQLFRGVHYEIIAYDELGNEWMIHSTRKAIVGEEIGLDFEPEDIHIMRLNETEEEFDARIEEYVEIEEQEAGLINAIEEERDEENKL from the coding sequence TTGAAAAAACCAATTATTGAATTCAAAAACGTCTCTAAAGTTTTTGAAGACAGCAACACCAAGGTTCTCAAAGATATCAACTTTGAGTTGGAAGAAGGGAAGTTCTATACTCTTCTAGGCGCGTCTGGTTCAGGGAAATCAACTATCCTTAACATCATTGCAGGTTTACTGGATGCTACGACTGGAGATATTTTGCTGGACGGTGTTCGTATCAACGACATCCCAACCAACAAGCGAGACGTCCATACGGTCTTCCAATCCTATGCCTTGTTTCCACATATGAATGTGTTTGAAAATGTTGCCTTTCCACTCCGCTTGCGTAAAATTGACAAGAAAGAAATCGAGAAACGCGTAGCGGAAGTTCTCAAGATGGTTCAGTTAGAAGGTTACGAAAAACGTTCCATCCGTAAACTCTCTGGAGGACAACGTCAGCGTGTGGCTATTGCACGTGCCATCATCAACCAACCTCGTGTGGTTTTGTTGGACGAGCCTTTGTCAGCGTTGGACTTAAAATTACGAACAGACATGCAGTACGAACTGCGTGAACTGCAACAACGATTGGGAATCACCTTTGTTTTTGTTACTCACGATCAGGAAGAAGCTTTGGCTATGAGTGACTGGATTTTTGTTATGAACGATGGTGAGATTGTCCAGTCAGGAACACCTGTGGACATCTACGACGAGCCAATTAACCACTTTGTTGCCACCTTTATCGGTGAGTCAAATATCTTGCCAGGAACCATGATTGAGGACTACTTGGTTGAGTTTAACGGCAAACGCTTTGAAGCGGTCGATGGTGGGATGAAGCCAAATGAACCTGTTGAGGTTGTTATTCGTCCAGAAGACTTGCGGATTACCCTTCCTGAAGAAGGCAAGCTCCAAGTTAAGGTCGATACCCAGCTTTTCCGTGGGGTTCACTATGAAATTATCGCCTATGACGAACTTGGAAATGAATGGATGATCCACTCGACTCGTAAGGCCATTGTTGGTGAGGAAATCGGTCTGGACTTTGAACCAGAAGACATCCACATCATGCGTCTCAATGAAACCGAAGAAGAGTTCGATGCTCGTATTGAGGAGTACGTAGAAATCGAAGAGCAAGAAGCAGGTCTGATCAATGCAATCGAGGAGGAAAGAGATGAAGAAAACAAGCTCTAA
- a CDS encoding ABC transporter permease, whose amino-acid sequence MKKTSSKLFVVPYMLWIVLFVLAPLVLIFGQSFFNIEGQFSLENYKSYFASQNLTYLKMSFNSVLYAGIVTFVTLLISYPTALFLTRLKHRQLWLMLIILPTWINLLLKAYAFIGIFGQNGSINQFLEFIGIGSQQLLFTDFSFIFVASYIELPFMILPIFNVLDDMDNNLINASYDLGATKWETFRHVIFPLSMNGVRSGVQSVFIPSLSLFMLTRLIGGNRVITLGTAIEQNFLTNDNYGMGSTIGVILILTMFITMWVTKERRER is encoded by the coding sequence ATGAAGAAAACAAGCTCTAAACTCTTTGTAGTGCCCTACATGCTTTGGATTGTACTCTTTGTCCTCGCACCCTTGGTCTTGATTTTCGGACAATCCTTTTTCAACATTGAAGGTCAGTTTAGTTTAGAAAATTATAAATCTTACTTTGCGTCACAAAACTTGACCTATCTTAAAATGAGTTTCAACTCAGTGCTTTATGCAGGGATTGTGACCTTTGTGACCCTGCTTATCAGTTATCCGACAGCCCTCTTTTTGACCCGTCTCAAACACCGTCAACTATGGCTTATGCTGATTATCCTGCCTACCTGGATCAATTTGCTCCTTAAAGCCTATGCCTTTATCGGAATTTTTGGTCAAAATGGCTCTATTAACCAATTTTTGGAATTTATCGGAATCGGTTCGCAACAGTTGCTCTTTACTGATTTCTCCTTTATTTTTGTCGCAAGCTACATCGAGCTCCCCTTTATGATTTTGCCCATTTTCAATGTCTTGGACGATATGGACAACAATCTCATCAATGCCAGCTATGACCTAGGTGCGACCAAGTGGGAAACCTTCCGCCATGTCATCTTCCCTTTATCGATGAATGGTGTGCGAAGTGGAGTTCAGTCTGTCTTTATCCCCAGCTTGAGCCTCTTCATGCTGACCCGTTTGATTGGTGGGAACCGTGTTATTACGCTGGGAACGGCTATTGAACAGAATTTCCTAACCAATGACAACTACGGTATGGGTTCAACCATCGGTGTAATTCTCATCTTGACCATGTTCATCACTATGTGGGTGACCAAGGAAAGGAGAGAACGATGA
- a CDS encoding ABC transporter permease: MKKFANLYLGLVFLVLYLPIFYLIGYAFNAGNDMNSFTGFSLSHFKTMFGDGRLMLIVTQTFFLAFLSALIATIIGTFGAIYIYQSRKKYQEAFLSLNNILMVAPDVMIGASFLILFTQLKFSLGFLTVLSSHVAFSIPIVVLMVLPRLKEMNGDMIHAAYDLGASQFQMFKEIMLPYLTPSIIAGYFMAFTYSLDDFAVTFFVTGNGFSTLSVEIYSRARKGISLEINALSALVFLFSIILVVGYYFISREKEEQA; the protein is encoded by the coding sequence ATGAAAAAATTTGCCAACCTTTATCTGGGACTGGTCTTTCTTGTCCTCTACCTGCCAATCTTTTATCTGATTGGCTATGCCTTTAACGCAGGCAATGACATGAATAGCTTTACAGGCTTTAGCTTGAGCCATTTTAAAACTATGTTTGGCGATGGTCGCCTTATGTTGATTGTGACTCAGACCTTTTTCTTGGCCTTCCTGTCAGCCTTGATAGCGACCATTATCGGGACTTTTGGAGCTATTTATATCTACCAGTCTCGTAAGAAATACCAAGAAGCCTTTCTTTCACTCAATAATATCCTCATGGTTGCGCCTGATGTTATGATTGGTGCCAGCTTCTTGATTCTTTTTACTCAACTCAAGTTTTCACTTGGCTTTTTGACCGTTCTATCTAGTCACGTGGCCTTCTCGATTCCTATCGTGGTCTTGATGGTCCTGCCTCGTCTCAAGGAAATGAACGGTGACATGATTCATGCGGCCTATGACCTTGGTGCCAGTCAATTTCAGATGTTCAAGGAAATCATGCTTCCTTACCTGACACCGTCTATAATTGCAGGTTATTTCATGGCCTTCACCTATTCGCTAGATGACTTTGCCGTGACATTCTTTGTGACGGGAAATGGCTTTTCAACCCTGTCAGTCGAGATTTACTCTCGTGCTCGCAAGGGGATTTCGCTAGAAATCAATGCCCTGTCTGCCCTTGTCTTTCTCTTTAGTATTATCCTAGTTGTTGGTTATTACTTTATCTCACGTGAGAAGGAGGAGCAAGCATGA
- a CDS encoding ABC transporter substrate-binding protein, with translation MKKLYSFLAGIVAIILVLWGIATHLDSKINSRDSQKLVIYNWGDYIDPELLTQFTEETGIQVQYETFDSNEAMYTKIKQGGTTYDIAIPSEYMINKMKDEDLLVPLDYSKLEGLENIGPEFLNQSFDPGNKFSIPYFWGTLGIVYNETMVDEAPEHWDDLWKPEYKNSIMLFDGAREVLGLGLNSLGYSLNSKDTQQLEETVDKLYKLTPNIKAIVADEMKGYMIQNNAAIGVTFSGEASQMLEKNENLRYVVPTEASNLWFDNMVIPKTVKNQDAAYAFINFMLKPENALKNAEYVGYSTPNLPAKELLPEEKKEDKAFYPDAETMKHLEVYEKFDHKWTGKYSDLFLQFKMYRK, from the coding sequence ATGAAAAAACTCTATTCATTTTTAGCAGGAATTGTAGCCATTATCCTCGTCTTATGGGGAATTGCGACGCATTTAGATAGTAAAATCAATAGCCGAGATAGTCAAAAACTGGTTATCTACAACTGGGGGGACTATATAGATCCTGAACTCTTGACTCAGTTCACAGAAGAAACAGGAATCCAAGTCCAGTACGAGACTTTTGACTCCAATGAAGCCATGTATACCAAGATCAAGCAGGGTGGAACGACCTACGATATTGCCATTCCTAGTGAATACATGATTAACAAGATGAAGGACGAAGACCTCTTGGTACCGCTTGATTATTCAAAACTTGAAGGTCTTGAAAATATCGGACCAGAGTTTCTCAACCAGTCCTTTGACCCAGGCAATAAATTCTCTATCCCTTACTTCTGGGGAACCTTAGGAATTGTCTACAATGAAACCATGGTAGATGAGGCTCCTGAGCATTGGGACGACCTCTGGAAACCAGAGTATAAGAACTCTATCATGCTCTTTGATGGGGCGCGTGAGGTATTGGGACTGGGGCTCAACTCCCTCGGCTACAGCCTCAACTCCAAGGATACCCAGCAGTTGGAAGAAACAGTGGATAAGCTCTATAAATTGACTCCAAATATCAAGGCTATTGTGGCGGATGAGATGAAGGGCTATATGATTCAGAACAACGCTGCTATCGGTGTGACCTTCTCAGGTGAAGCCAGCCAAATGCTAGAAAAAAATGAAAATCTACGCTATGTAGTACCGACTGAGGCCAGCAACCTTTGGTTTGACAATATGGTCATTCCCAAAACAGTCAAAAACCAAGACGCAGCCTATGCCTTTATCAACTTTATGTTGAAACCCGAAAATGCTCTTAAAAATGCGGAGTATGTCGGCTATTCAACACCAAACCTACCAGCTAAGGAACTACTCCCAGAGGAGAAAAAAGAAGACAAGGCCTTCTATCCAGATGCTGAAACCATGAAACACCTAGAAGTTTATGAGAAATTTGACCATAAATGGACGGGAAAATACAGCGACCTCTTCCTACAGTTTAAAATGTATCGGAAGTAG